DNA sequence from the Mastacembelus armatus unplaced genomic scaffold, fMasArm1.2, whole genome shotgun sequence genome:
ACATGTTCAGTCACATTGAAGACTGTTGTCTGTGTGGTCTCTGGTCTTCTCTAGTGCTGAGGAAATCTCCTGCGTAGTTGATGATGTGTCTCAGGACGCTCAGAATCAGAGTGTCGGTGTCGTCGCTGAGGTTGGTTTCTGCATGGTAGTTCTTCACAGCAAAGATGCCGTTCAGGGGAATACCCACCTCTGCACTGAAATGCTCCATCTGCATTAAAAATGAAGTATTATTCTTAGCACAGCCTGTCCCTGTGCAGTCTGAGCGAGTGCTGCAGGATGTTGTACCTTTTCCTGTAGCCGTCTGCTCGAGTAGACATTCTTCACATCTTGCTTGATCTCAGGACAGACCGTATCAATTTTGGTGAAAATGGAAACTTGAGGAATTCCTGCCAGGAGGAAACACAAAAGCTGAACGTGAATATTTgacacttcacatttccagcTGGTGTTTCAGTGAGGATGGAAAACCCTGAGGCTGGGAGGTGAGTGTGTGGTGACTTCAGCCAGTCATTAATATGGAATGAATAGTTATAATATCTGCTCTCACCCAGGTCAATGGCTTCATCTCTGATGTCCTGGATCGTCTCCACAATTTCTTGTTTCATCAGGGATTCTGTGTTTGCGTCGATAATAAAAACCAGAATGTGGACTCTGTCGTTCAGGCCTGGGGCTCTGTTGTAGTACCGATCTTCCTTTAACAGTTTACGCTCAGGATTGAACTGCAAACCAAAGTCAGACACGCTGTAGGTAAAGAACAGCACCTGCCAAGATGAATATTTTTCACTCAGTAATGCTTGaagagtttttaaaaagcaggaGCTACCGTGACTCCGTCCCTCACATGGCCCTTCAGCGCCTGTTTGACATCTTTCACATGGATTTTTCTTGTTCTCCTGCTGGAGTATTTCATCCCCATCATGTCATTGAAGACAAAGGGGTAGAAGCCGTTTTCTTTTTCGATCTTGTAGGTTTTGTACTGTGAACACATGCAGAGGAAAGGGCAGTCTGTGTACTACTGCAGTTCTTCTCGTCgtacacagtaaacacagtttCATGTCTGAGGTTTAACACTAACTCCTTTGCTGCCACACAATGAGGAAGCAGAACCTGCTGGGTCAGGACAAAACTAAATACTAATACACTGTTTACTTTAAAGAATTCAAACGAAGCATTAAAAGGAAAGTGTGGAACTCTTCCTTGTGCCGTGGCAGTAACATCCGTGATGCAGAATAAATACAACCACAAAGTAAATAACAGGAAGTAAACACAGCTGCTCTCTGGTGGTTTGTGGCTTCATGGCAAAACAATCCCACACTGCAAAACTGCTTCTTATACAGAAACTGACCATCAGCTAACAGTGATGAACACTAATCAATAATCTTGGGctgagttgcattgtgggtaaacCTGATTCTGCTGGGGTTGATACTGGTTTGAttctgtgcagacagatgacacggctgtttgtgtgcacagtcTCAGCTGGTCAGCTCTGACATGTTTAAACGTAAAATCAGCATGGTTTCATATTATCGGCACAGTTCAGATGTTGTCATACCTGTTTGGTCAGACAGTCTTCATAGACGTTACCCACTGTAGCCCGGTTACACATTCTTTGTCTTAACACACTGGTGACGGAGTTTATAAAACTGGACTTTCCTGCTCCAACTGGTCCATGAAGAAGGATCCTGAGCTGCAGGTCTTCATTATGAGGTCTGTAGGTGTTCACATACTCGAGAGCTTCATGTTTGTCTCTGCTAAGAGAAGGAAACATCACAGCTACAGTAACTGGACAGTTAATGGAGACTGAAGGACTGGGACTGGGCTGGTTTTATCAAAGACGTTAGACAGTTATCAGTCAGGAAGGAAACACACTCACCCCCAGTTTATTTTCCTCCACGGATTATTGAGAACTGACAGATATGAGACAAAAAGTAAAgaactaataaaaacaattgtACAACGTGATTTTAATTAAAGggttcagtttttaaataatcttacgtggaggtggaggagcaggtTTAGATTTCTTTCCTCCCATtcctggaaaataaaacattcacttAAAGAAGTTTAAAGAAATGATTTGGTTTTGACCTTAAAACATTCAAAGTCATgttaaatagtaaaataaatcCAGTTTCTATCATTGAATCTGCAGCTTCCAGTCATCAGAATATCAGAAGTAGCTGCCTCACAATCACTTCATGTTGCACGTGGAGCGTCAGGTTTTCCAAAGAGGATCTTGTCTCTAGTTGCTGTGCTGACTGATAAACCAACAGAACCATCAGAGTCGTCCTACCTTTGTTGTTCTGAGACAGAGTCGCACAACCAGAGCTTTGGGACTGGTCCCAGGTCTGCACTGTCACCAGGTTAAATACTGaaactttatttacacaaaGAAATTATCACCCAATCCTGTTTCTACTTTCACTATCATGAAACATGAGacttcatataaaaatatttatacatcAGTCTCCTCCCATCACAGGACATCTCAAATATGTTGCAGGTCCAACTGATAATACACTTCCATGAAAAATGTGACCTTAACTCCCCTCAGTCTTCATAGACCACAGAACTCATcagattttcagtttcagcagtCCAGCTTCTGCTTTTCTGAATATCTGTTTATGGGACAGCtggagggcagcatggtggctgagtggttagcactgttgcctcacagcaagaaggttgtgggttcgcatcccggcctttctgtgtggagtttgcatgttctccctgtgcttgcgtgggtttactccgggtactccggtttcctcccacagtccaaaaacatgcatgtcaggttgattggtgactctaaaattgcccgtaggagtgagtgtgagtgtgtgaggttgtctgtcttgtgtgtctatatgtggccctgcgacagactggtgacctgtccagggtgtacccctgccttccacccgagagagagctgggataggctccagcagatccccgtgaccctgaacaggaaaagcgggtatagaagatggatggatggatggatggatgggacaGCTGgggctcaggaggtagagcaggttgaatATGAACCAGAGGACCAGGTCAAAGTGCTCTTGGGCAGGCTGCCcccagtggctgttccaccAGTGTATGAGTGTCTGGATGGGCGAGTGGACAAACAGTGTAGAATAGTGCTATataagtataagaccatttgaATCATTTGTCACGACTTAAACAATACAAACTGTAACTCTGTGTTTAATCCAGCCATTAGTTCGAGTTCTGGTCCTAGTTTCTAGTGCTGGTCCCAAGCCCAGATAAATGGAGAGGGTTGTGTCAGAAATCCATCGTAAAACCTCTGccaaataaaaagtcaaatcaCTAACATGACTTCTATTCCAGATCAGTCGGggcccaggttaacaacaaCCGCCTCCAGTGTTGTTGACAAACAGGGTGCTGGTGGAAACTGGGttactgttggtcgaagaaaaagagaggataGACATgtccacagacagagagagaagaggaaaggcaAGAGTGTAGGACTGAGAGTATGGACTCTGAATGTTGGCACATTGACGGGTAAGGTAGAGAGctgctgatatgatggagagaaggaagGTAGATATATTGGGAGtacaggagaccaggtggaagGGAAGCAAGGCTTGAAGAATCAGAGCAGggttcaaactgttttatcatAATGTGGATAGAAAGAGAAATGGGACAGGATTTAtgaggatgaagtgaggaaggcggAGAAGTGGTCGGACCTGATGACATGCCAGTGGAGTTTTTAACTAAAACTGTTCCACATGATCTTGGAGTGGGAGAGGATGCCtaaggaatggaggagaagtgtactggtgcccatttttaagaacaagggagacatctagagttgtggaaactacagaggcaAAAAGCTGATGAGccacacaatgaagttatgggaaagagcaGTGGAAGCCGGGCTAAGAAaggaagtgagcatttgtgagcagcagtacgGTTTCATGATGAGACAGAGGACCACAGATACAATATTTGGTCTGAGAAGGCTGAAGTACAGAGAAGGGCAGAAAGAGCTGCATCATGTCTTTGTGGGTTTAGACAAAGTGTTTGACAGGATGCTGagggaggagctgtggttttgtatgaggaagtctggagtggcagagaagcaTGTTAGGGTGGTGGGAGCAGTATGGAGAGTGCAGGCAGGGTGGAGTGGGTGGAGAAAGGTGTCAGCAGTGATGTGTGACTAAAGAGGaccagcaagaatgaaaggtgTAGAAGATGGCAGTGAGACCAGCTACTGTATGTTGTGTGGTTTAAGGATGGCTGCACAGGacaaaagacaggaggcagagctgaagatgctCAGAGGGACAGTTGAGGTTTTGGCGTTTCAGGGACAAAGTGAGTGAGACCAGACTGAGATGGTTCAgacatgtgcagaggaaagTGAAGAGGTCTAAGAGGAAATGAAgcttctctcagactgatgaaactACTCGGATGagtttcgacctaaaaactagaagtccagtcgccatgactcaacctctagatactttcacctggacgactgagacaGGGTTACCTGTTCCATTAAGTGTCACTCAGCAAGCACACACAACACCTGGAAACAcctggaaacagctggaaacacctggaaacagctggaaacagctggaaacagctcACACTAAACAAAGCTCATCACGTCTTCTGTTCTCATCCACGGTCATTGTGACGTGAAGAACCTTTAAAGAGCTCAGGCAGACTCAGGTCTCCTGTGCAGCTGCTAAATGGAGCTGCCAGTGAGGATTTACCAACCACTGTCCAAATCCAAGGCAGGCTAAATAAAGCTGAAACATCATGTTTGACTGCAGTCATTCATCACAGAAGAAGTCAAGACCATTTCACTGTCACATGACAAAGTAACAATGAACATAACAATTAGTAAAAAGCTGTAGTGGTGTCTCCCGGCCTGTGGGGGGCGCTGTGACCCTGTGAGGAGCAGAAAAGACCATTTCCCTCCATTCAGGCTGCAGGACTACTGTCTGTCCCCACAGTTAAAAAGCTGCCAGCTGGTTTGTTATCGTGCCCTGTCCCGTGGAACAATGTCCCGACTGGCAGAGTGGCAGTGAAACTGGTCCCAGGTCTGCACTGTCACCAGGTAAAATACTGACTCTTATTTACACACAGAGATTATCACCCAATcctgtttttactttcagtaTCATGAAACATGAGACTTTCACACTTCACAGCTCAAAACACTGGTCAAAGGTTCAGTTTCATCAGACCTGTTTTACTGGACCTTTATCTGTTCCAGGATCTAAACACTGTCACATATTTGCACATCAGTCTCTTTCCATCACAGGACATCTCAAATATGTTGCAGGTCCAACTGATTATTCTGCAGGATCATTTTTTCTTAATCTAAAACTTCTGTACTTCTTCTCTACTTCATGTGAGACCTGCtgtgtgaaaacacatctgACCAATTGAGTCGTACTAATGAAGGTGCATAAATACTGTGGTAACTGGGTCCGAGACTCTGCTCGGTCTCGTGATTCCTCTGGCAGAGTCTGAGTCTCTGCTCTGGACTTGGTGAGCAGGTAGTAACATACTGATGCTGAACCTGCTGAGACCAAACGAACGTGTTTTGTGAAAAACAGATGAGACCCAGTCAGACCTTCCACACCAGTGTATTTCTACACCTCAAAGTCAGTCACTAACACAACAACGACTCATTTGGCACTTTGTATAGAAACTGATCCAGTTATTACAGTGGACTCAGGGTTTTCTCACTGTCTCCACTCTTATGCACAGACAACCAGCTGGATATGACTGTTGGCTCCTGAACTGAAAACCTAATGTCAGACTGTGAAGGTAACTGGTGTGAGCTGAGCTAAATGTTCGTTGGTAACGTATAATGGATTGTCCACgtgtaaaaatgtcacatatataataataagaCTCCTGGAACCAGCAGCTTGTTTCTCTGCTGTATTATAGAGAAACAGTAGGAAAAGGGGGAGACTTTAAATGTTAACTGTGAAGGGGCAGGACTAAGAAGAAGAATCAGAATAACATCATGTATTTCATCTTATATGTCTGAACAAACTACAACCTGACCCACATCTAAAGAGAACTGGATCTCTGACTCTTAACCTCAGTCAATCATTAACACCTAAAGATGATTTTAGTACAGAT
Encoded proteins:
- the LOC113131192 gene encoding interferon-induced protein 44-like isoform X2, producing the protein MGGKKSKPAPPPPLLNNPWRKINWGDKHEALEYVNTYRPHNEDLQLRILLHGPVGAGKSSFINSVTSVLRQRMCNRATVGNVYEDCLTKQYKTYKIEKENGFYPFVFNDMMGMKYSSRRTRKIHVKDVKQALKGHVRDGVTFNPERKLLKEDRYYNRAPGLNDRVHILVFIIDANTESLMKQEIVETIQDIRDEAIDLGIPQVSIFTKIDTVCPEIKQDVKNVYSSRRLQEKMEHFSAEVGIPLNGIFAVKNYHAETNLSDDTDTLILSVLRHIINYAGDFLSTREDQRPHRQQSSM
- the LOC113131192 gene encoding interferon-induced protein 44-like isoform X1; translation: MGGKKSKPAPPPPLLNNPWRKINWGRDKHEALEYVNTYRPHNEDLQLRILLHGPVGAGKSSFINSVTSVLRQRMCNRATVGNVYEDCLTKQYKTYKIEKENGFYPFVFNDMMGMKYSSRRTRKIHVKDVKQALKGHVRDGVTFNPERKLLKEDRYYNRAPGLNDRVHILVFIIDANTESLMKQEIVETIQDIRDEAIDLGIPQVSIFTKIDTVCPEIKQDVKNVYSSRRLQEKMEHFSAEVGIPLNGIFAVKNYHAETNLSDDTDTLILSVLRHIINYAGDFLSTREDQRPHRQQSSM